From a region of the Alnus glutinosa chromosome 1, dhAlnGlut1.1, whole genome shotgun sequence genome:
- the LOC133881038 gene encoding uncharacterized protein LOC133881038 — MDEPPAFTDTSTPLEVTKHERWERSNRLSLMFMKSHITKGIRGSIPECNKVTEFMRAVEEQFVSSNKALASTLMKKLSSKTFDISRSVREHIMEMRDMAAQLKSLDVDISESFLGHFILNSLPTEYTPFKISYNTHKDKRSVNELLTICVQEEEMVKHEKPQSVHIVATHDKGKSKRGKSTPHLKKDNKLSIKKNDNKDTCFFCKNGGHMKKDCQKYKRWLEKKGFSQHKETDKQ; from the exons ATGGACGAACCACCTGCCTTCACGGATACTAGTACGCCATTAGAAGTTACGAAGCATGAGAGGTGGGAGCGATCTAATCGCCTAAGTCTCATGTTTATGAAGTCTCACATAACTAAGGGCATTAGGGGTTCTATCCCTGAATGCAATAAGGTAACAGAGTTCATGCGGGCCGTTGAGGAACAATTTGTAAGTTCCAATAAGGCATTGGCAAGCACCCTAATGAAGAAACTCTCAAGTAAAACCTTTGACATATCCAGAAGTGTGCGAGAGCACATTATGGAAATGAGAGACATGGCAGCTCAACTGAAGTCCCTAGATGTTGATATTTCCGAGTCCTTCTTAGGTCATTTCATCTTGAACTCACTCCCGACTGAGTACACTCCTTTTAAGATATCCTATAATACACATAAAGATAAACGGTCAGTGAATGAACTTCTGACCATATGTGTTCAGGAGGAAGAAATGGTAAAGCATGAGAAACCACAAAGTGTTCACATTGTGGCTACTCATGATAAGGGAAAGAGTAAAAGAGGCAAAAGTACCCCGCATCTCAAGAAAGATAACAAATtgtcaatcaagaaaaatgacaataaggATACTTGTTTCTTCTGCAAGAATGGAGGGCATATGAAGAAAGATTGCCAAAAGTACAAAAGATGgcttgaaaagaaag GGTTTTCTCAACACAAGGAAACCGACAAGCAATGA